From a region of the Vidua macroura isolate BioBank_ID:100142 chromosome 3, ASM2450914v1, whole genome shotgun sequence genome:
- the MEA1 gene encoding male-enhanced antigen 1 has protein sequence MAPAARAGGTARRARGPLRDYNTHSAPRRPRRFRAAAAAAPPRRRARCMAVVRSMGPERVCPREPGPPEGPDGAAGWSGDEEEEEEEEEEGGGYLYQPLSQEPEQGLGDAGPGLQERLQMLRLHLPDPPVDSEEENEEEAAEGATAQSSHSSIPMDAEHVELVKRTMASVKLPTLGIPAWASQISEEQWKDVVQRTLQARQSLGGPRPQWN, from the exons ATGGCACCGGCGGCGCGTGCCGGCGGCaccgcccgccgcgcccgcggCCCGCTTCGGGACTACAACACCCACAGTGccccgcggcggccgcggcggttccgggcggcggcggcggcggcacctCCTCGGCGCCGCGCCCGGTGTATGGCGGTGGTGCGGAGCATGGGCCCCGAGCGCGTCTGTCCCCGGGAGCCAGGGCCGCCGGAGGGCCCTGACGGCGCGGCGGGATGGAGCGGcgatgaggaggaggaggaggaggaagaggaggagggcgGCGGGTACTTGTATCAGCCGCTGAGCCAGGAACCGGAGCAGGGCCTCGGCGATGCGGGCCCCGGCCTGCAGGAGCGGCTGCAG ATGCTGAGGCTGCACCTGCCCGACCCGCCGGTGGACAGCGAGGAGGAGAATGAGGAGGAGGCAGCGGAAGGCGCCACggctcagagcagccacagctccatccccatGGATGCAG AGCATGTGGAACTGGTGAAGAGGACGATGGCCAGTGTGAAGctgcccaccctgggcatccctgccTGGGCCAGCCAGATCTCGGAGGAGCAGTGGAAGGACGTGGTGCAGCGCACGCTGCAGGCCCGGCAGAGCCTCGGTGGCCCCCGGCCTCAGTGGAATtga